Proteins from a single region of Ananas comosus cultivar F153 linkage group 3, ASM154086v1, whole genome shotgun sequence:
- the LOC109708307 gene encoding uncharacterized protein LOC109708307 codes for MDPGMQQLQQTLVEIETEAEELLLAKHQLVENDRLRNSNREALTALRKNARTTKSSVPSPFEAIMKGIEGTKSKALVQEICPTCGDYDSTENTWMMFPGSDIFIRVPFHAAHTILEKDQERLDYDTKKLQSYVKEKSFSISERGALADRVSPSILRSLVALTDKPK; via the exons ATGGATCCAGGTATGCAGCAACTCCAGCAAACTCTAGTTGAGATTGAAACCGAAGCGGAAGAACTTCTTTTGGCAAAGCATCAG TTGGTCGAAAATGATAGGCTGAGAAACAGTAACCGGGAAGCATTAACTGCTCTAAGGAAGAATGCTCGAACAACTAAAAGCAGTGTCCCATCCCCTTTTGAGGCAATAATGAAAGGAATTGAGGGAACCAAATCAAAGGCTTTGGTGCAGGAGATATGTCCAACATGTGGAGATTATGATTCAACGGAGAATACATGGATGATGTTTCCCGGGTCTGATATTTTTATCCGCGTGCCGTTTCATGCTGCACATACCATATTAGAGAAAG ACCAAGAACGACTGGACTACGACACGAAGAAACTACAGAGTTATGTGAAGGAAAAGTCGTTCTCAATCTCGGAAAGAGGAGCCCTTGCCGATAGAGTAAGTCCTAGCATCTTGAGGTCCCTCGTCGCCTTAACAGACAAACCTAAGTAG